A DNA window from Parabacteroides johnsonii DSM 18315 contains the following coding sequences:
- a CDS encoding helix-turn-helix domain-containing protein has translation MNNITFEQLPQAVSMLIEKVGLLTDKVEKVLGMTPQQHGECRTLLTLNEVAALLGKSASTIYAMTSDKRIPYHKRGNKLYFFEDEVIAWIKQGGTSGVANESDIERRLEELRNGKKRKPGALTDGNSRMSAVAP, from the coding sequence ATGAACAACATAACATTTGAACAACTGCCGCAGGCGGTCTCCATGCTGATCGAAAAGGTGGGGCTGCTCACCGACAAGGTGGAGAAAGTGCTCGGCATGACACCTCAGCAGCATGGCGAGTGTCGCACCCTTCTCACCCTTAATGAAGTCGCGGCACTTCTCGGCAAATCGGCTTCCACCATCTATGCCATGACCTCCGACAAGCGCATCCCGTATCACAAAAGGGGCAACAAACTCTACTTCTTCGAGGATGAAGTCATCGCTTGGATCAAACAAGGAGGCACATCGGGAGTAGCCAACGAGAGTGATATTGAAAGACGGCTTGAAGAACTGCGCAACGGCAAGAAACGCAAGCCGGGAGCGTTGACGGACGGCAACAGCCGGATGTCCGCAGTAGCACCATAA
- a CDS encoding site-specific integrase, with protein sequence MTNICTKVTVRKRPIKNGQVSLYLDYYPAVRHPKTGKPTRREYLGIYIYADPKDKFETEFNKTMLRNAELIKCRRTEAIINEEYGFLDRNRGKESFLEYFRSKMADDDNFRNWNTAYKHFEKYCCGSCTFDDLTLEYCQGFLTYLLSLTTQTKGKMMASTANNNLNKLKCVLRIAYEERRIKENIAPRLKHAKEDSTRREFLTLEEVRMLAETPCEKPVIRSAALFSCLTGLRISDIIRLQWENIIRGADGGWCMHIVTKKTRTEAVLPLSDEALALCGERGEGQVFKGLTKTILPLYLKDWIKSAGIRKHITFHGFRHTYATLQLAAGTDLYTISKMLTHSNVGTTQVYVDVVSDLKRKASEQITLKQQ encoded by the coding sequence ATGACAAACATCTGCACGAAAGTGACGGTCAGGAAACGACCCATCAAGAACGGACAGGTATCACTTTACCTTGACTATTACCCGGCAGTGCGGCATCCCAAGACTGGCAAGCCGACAAGACGGGAGTATCTCGGCATATACATCTATGCCGACCCTAAAGACAAATTCGAGACAGAGTTCAACAAGACCATGCTCCGCAATGCCGAGCTTATCAAGTGTCGCAGAACCGAAGCCATCATCAACGAGGAGTACGGCTTCCTCGACCGCAACCGTGGCAAGGAGAGCTTCCTTGAATACTTCCGCTCAAAGATGGCTGACGACGACAATTTCAGGAACTGGAACACCGCCTACAAGCATTTTGAAAAGTATTGCTGCGGAAGCTGCACCTTCGATGATTTGACACTGGAATACTGCCAGGGATTCCTTACCTACCTGCTGTCGCTCACCACTCAGACAAAGGGCAAGATGATGGCTTCGACCGCCAACAACAACCTTAACAAGCTGAAATGCGTTCTCCGCATCGCCTACGAGGAAAGACGCATCAAGGAGAATATCGCCCCACGGCTGAAACACGCGAAGGAGGACAGCACAAGGCGCGAGTTCCTGACGCTTGAAGAGGTGAGGATGCTTGCCGAGACCCCTTGCGAGAAGCCTGTCATAAGGAGTGCCGCGCTGTTCTCCTGCCTTACGGGGCTGCGCATCAGCGACATCATCCGTCTGCAATGGGAGAACATCATAAGAGGAGCTGACGGCGGCTGGTGCATGCACATCGTCACCAAGAAGACACGGACGGAAGCAGTGCTGCCGCTGTCGGATGAAGCACTCGCGCTGTGCGGTGAGCGCGGCGAGGGTCAGGTGTTCAAGGGGCTGACAAAGACAATCCTTCCCCTCTATCTCAAAGACTGGATAAAGTCTGCCGGGATAAGGAAGCACATCACGTTCCACGGGTTCAGGCACACCTACGCGACCCTGCAACTCGCCGCCGGGACTGACCTCTATACCATTTCAAAGATGCTTACGCACAGCAACGTGGGAACGACACAGGTTTATGTCGATGTCGTGAGCGACCTGAAGCGCAAGGCATCCGAACAGATTACACTCAAACAGCAATAA
- a CDS encoding helix-turn-helix domain-containing protein, whose product MDRQIKHNLTGQPGYDRGMTDKPFLTIGEVADILQVSSRTVYNLIYKGTLRACRLTYHITIITREDFFLMIRETTYCKRSASIFAKQGKKTKKKMNEDTPNTEKDLSQKEGKKKAKGSPKRQLIPAANYKQSVRDTFTEKESAGGDLYTMAEICRKFNYTYGRFYNLRMRYSIPCVKANATKCFPKAEVDKAMAQEAERLGSNLSEHWYSCFDIMRLFGLGKTQVRRFALTHGVRTKRIHGNRLYYLKADWDEARKVSERKSASTKAKREPDNESDNN is encoded by the coding sequence ATGGACCGTCAAATTAAACACAATTTAACAGGTCAGCCCGGATATGACCGGGGCATGACCGACAAGCCTTTCCTCACCATCGGGGAAGTGGCGGACATCCTGCAAGTGAGCAGCCGGACAGTGTATAACCTCATTTACAAAGGAACTCTCCGGGCTTGCAGACTGACATACCACATCACAATCATCACCAGGGAGGATTTCTTTCTGATGATTAGAGAGACAACCTACTGCAAGCGGAGTGCTTCAATCTTCGCCAAGCAGGGTAAAAAGACAAAGAAGAAGATGAACGAAGATACACCGAACACTGAAAAAGACCTTTCCCAAAAGGAGGGAAAGAAGAAAGCGAAGGGCAGCCCGAAACGGCAGCTCATTCCGGCGGCTAACTACAAGCAGTCCGTGCGCGACACGTTCACGGAAAAAGAGAGTGCCGGAGGCGACCTTTATACGATGGCTGAGATATGCCGGAAATTCAATTATACCTACGGGCGATTTTACAATCTCCGTATGCGCTACTCGATACCCTGTGTCAAAGCCAATGCCACAAAGTGCTTCCCGAAAGCGGAGGTTGACAAGGCTATGGCTCAGGAAGCGGAACGGCTGGGAAGCAACCTATCGGAGCACTGGTATTCCTGTTTCGACATCATGCGCCTGTTCGGGCTGGGAAAAACCCAAGTCCGCAGGTTCGCGCTCACCCACGGGGTAAGGACGAAACGCATCCACGGCAACCGCCTCTACTACCTCAAAGCCGACTGGGACGAGGCACGGAAGGTGTCGGAGCGAAAGAGCGCAAGCACCAAAGCCAAGAGAGAGCCGGACAATGAATCAGACAACAATTAA